From the Lathyrus oleraceus cultivar Zhongwan6 chromosome 4, CAAS_Psat_ZW6_1.0, whole genome shotgun sequence genome, one window contains:
- the LOC127075154 gene encoding pyruvate dehydrogenase E1 component subunit alpha, mitochondrial-like translates to MALSRFASSQFGSNFLKPASFLLSSQRRRSISSSNETLTIETSIPFTSHNCDAPSRSVETSSSELMSFFNDMVLMRRMEIAADSLYKAKLIRGFCHLYDGQEAVAVGMEASINSKDCVITAYRDHCTFLSRGGTLFEIFSELMGRSGGCSKGKGGSMHFYRKVGGFYGGHGIVGAQVPLGVGLAFGQKYCKDPNVTFSLYGDGAANQGQLFEALNIAALWDLPAILVCENNHYGMGTAEWRSAKSPAYYKRGDYAPGLKVDGMDVLAVKQACKFAKEHALKNGPIILEMDTYRYHGHSMSDPGSTYRTRDEISGVRQERDPIERVRKLVLAHDISTEKELKDIEKEARKQVDEAIAKAKESEMPDPSDLFTNVYVKGLGVEAYGADRKELKATLP, encoded by the exons ATGGCTCTATCACGTTTCGCTTCATCTCAATTCGGATCCAACTTCCTCAAACCCGCTTCATTCCTCTTATCCTCCCAACGACGTCGTTCCATTTCCTCTTCCAACGAAACCCTAACCATAGAAACCTCCATCCCCTTCACCTCCCACAACTGCGATGCGCCGTCACGCTCGGTCGAAACCTCATCCTCAGAGCTCATGTCGTTCTTCAACGACATGGTTCTCATGCGTCGGATGGAGATCGCCGCAGATTCACTCTACAAGGCGAAACTAATCCGCGGATTCTGCCATCTATACGACGGGCAGGAAGCGGTTGCGGTGGGAATGGAAGCCTCGATTAATTCGAAAGACTGTGTGATTACTGCTTATAGAGATCATTGTACGTTTCTGAGCCGCGGTGGGACGCTGTTTGAGATTTTTTCCGAGCTTATGGGGCGGAGCGGCGGGTGTTCGAAGGGGAAAGGGGGGTCGATGCATTTTTATAGGAAGGTTGGAGGGTTTTACGGTGGGCATGGGATTGTTGGTGCTCAGGTTCCGCTTGGGGTTGGATTGGCTTTTGGGCAGAAGTATTGTAAGGATCCGAATGTTACTTTTTCTTTGTATGGGGATGGTGCTGCTAACCAGGGTCAGTTGTTTGAGGCGCTTAATATTGCTGCGCTTTGGGATCTTCCTGCAATTTTGGTTTGCGAGAATAATCATT ATGGAATGGGAACTGCTGAGTGGAGATCTGCTAAGAGTCCTGCTTATTACAAGCGTGGGGATTATGCTCCTGGGTTGAAG GTAGATGGCATGGATGTTCTTGCAGTAAAGCAAGCTTGCAAGTTTGCAAAGGAACATGCTTTGAAGAATGGCCCCATT ATTCTTGAAATGGACACATACAGATACCATGGCCACTCCATGTCTGATCCTGGCAGCACCTACCGCACACGTGATGAAATCAGTGGTGTTAGACAG GAGCGTGATCCAATTGAGAGAGTCAGAAAGCTGGTATTGGCTCACGATATTTCTACCGAAAAGGAACTAAAG GACATTGAAAAGGAAGCGAGAAAACAAGTTGACGAAGCCATTGCCAAAGCAAAG GAAAGTGAAATGCCAGACCCATCTGATCTATTTACCAATGTATATGTTAAAGGCTTAGGGGTTGAG